The genomic DNA GCCTTTGCGCCGTATAACGATCCCCAGGTCGCCGTAGCGATTATCCTGGAGAACGGCGGCGCTGGCCCGGCTGTCGGTACCATCATGCGTCAGATCCTTGACCACATCATGCTGGGCGACAACAACACCGATTTACCGGCTGAGAACCCTGCTGCAGCCGCGTCGGAGGACCAATAATCATGACGGATAATCCGAACAAAAAATCGTTCTGGGATAAAATTCACCTCGACCCAGCCATGCTGCTGATTCTGCTGGCGCTGCTGACCTATAGCGCGCTGGTTATCTGGAGCGCCAGCGGCCAGGACATGGGGATGACGGAACGTAAAATTGGCCAGATCGCCATGGGGCTCGTTATCATGGTCGTCATGGCGCAGATCCCGCCGCGAGTCTACGAAGGCTGGGCGCCCTGGCTGTATATCTTCTGTATTATCCTGCTGGTGGCGGTCGATGCCTTTGGCGCCATCTCCAAAGGTGCCCAGCGCTGGCTGGACCTCGGCGTGGTGCGCTTCCAGCCGTCTGAGATAGCCAAAATCGCCGTCCCGCTAATGGTGGCGCGTTTTATTAACCGCGACGTTTGCCCGCCCACGCTGAAAAATACCGCCATCGCGCTGGTGCTGATTTTCATGCCGACGCTGTTGGTCGCCGCCCAGCCGGACCTTGGTACATCCATCCTGGTCGCCCTGTCCGGCCTGTTCGTGCTGTTCCTGGCAGGCCTGAGCTGGCGGTTAATTCTGGTCGCCGTGGTGCTGGTCGCCTGCTTTATCCCGATACTCTGGTTCTTCCTGATGCACGACTATCAGCGCCAGCGCGTGATGATGCTGATGGACCCGGAATCCGATCCGCTGGGCGCGGGCTACCACATTATTCAGTCCAAAATCGCCATCGGATCTGGCGGCCTGCGTGGCAAAGGCTGGTTGCACGGCACGCAATCGCAGCTCGAATTCTTGCCGGAACGCCATACCGACTTTATCTTTGCGGTACTGGCCGAGGAGCTGGGGCTTATTGGTATTCTGATTCTGCTGGCGTTGTACGTGCTACTGATTATGCGCGGCCTGTGGATCGCCGCCCAGGCGCAAACCACGTTTGGCCGCGTCATGGCCGGTGGTTTGATGCTGATTTTATTCGTTTATGTATTTGTTAATATTGGTATGGTAAGTGGCATCTTGCCGGTGGTGGGCGTTCCGCTGCCGCTGGTCAGCTACGGGGGGTCAGCCCTGATCGTACTGATGGCCGGGTTCGGTATCGTCATGTCGATACACACCCACAGGAAAATGTTGTCAAAAAGCGTCTAAGGGGTGCTCAATGCGTAAGCAATGGCTTGGGATCTGCATAGCGGCAGGGCTGCTGGCGGCTTGTTCGAGTGATGATGTTCAGCAGCAGACCGTCTCCGCACCAAAACCTGCGGTATGTAATGGCCCGACGGTGGAAATCAGCGGGGCCGATCCACGCTTTGAGCCACTGAACGCGACGGCGAATCAGGATTACGAACGCGACGGTAAGAAATATAAAATTGTCCAGGATCCGTCCAACTTCAGCCAGGCCGGGCTTGCCGCCATCTATGATGCCGAACCGGGCAGCAATCTGACGGCGATCGGCGAAGCGTTCGATCCGACGCAGCTTACCGCCGCGCACCCTACCCTGCCGGTGCCGAGCTACGCGCGTATTACCAATCTGGCTAACGGCCGGATGATCGTAGTGCGTATTAACGATCGCGGCCCTTATGGCAACGATCGCGTGATTTCGCTCTCCCGCGCGGCGGCGGATCGTCTGAACACATCAAACAATACCAAAGTACGCATCGACCCGATTATCGTCGCCCAGGATGGTTCGCTTTCCGGCCCCGGCATGGCCTGTACCACCGTCGCGAAGCAAACCTACGCGCTCCCGGACCGCCCTGACCTGAGCGGCGGCATGGGCAGCGCCTCTTCCACCCCGCAGGCCAGCGCGCCTCAGGGTGACGTACGCGCGATCAGTAACGATACCCTCGCCTCAGCCGACAGCGGCGAAGGCGCGCCGGTGAAAAGCGGTGGCTTCCTTGGTGCTCCGACACCATTAAATAGCGGCGTACTCGAAGAGTCCACACCGGCACCGGCGCCGCAGGCTGCGGCACCGGTCACCGCGCCGGTAAGTGCCCCCGCAAGCGCCGCGCCAGCCGCGACGGCTGCCGTCGCCGCACCTGCAGCAGCAGCCGGAAACTACGTAGTTCAGGTTGGCGCAGTCAGCGATCAGACCCGCGCACAGCAGTATCAGCAGCGTCTGAGCCAGCAGTTCTCCGTTCCGGGCCGCGTAACGCAAAACGGCGCGGTCTGGCGTATTCAGCTCGGTCCATTCGCCAGCAAAGCGGAAGCCGGTACCATACAGCAACGTTTGCAGAGCGAAGCACAGCTGCAATCGTTTATTACGCACGCCAACTAAAGCGCTCGCGGCATCCGATGCTTCGTATATGTAAACGTCATTAACAAAGTCATATACGATGTCGGATGCCTGTCTAAAGGGCATTTGCTATAGTAAGGCACTTTTTAACTCCATCACGGATGTCGTTGTTTTGACCATGAAGACCTCTTTTCTCGCTTGCTTACTCATTCCGGCGCTCTCCGTCGCAGCACTGAGCTCCGTCGCCCACGCCGATGACCTGAACATCAAAACCATGATTCCAGGCGTTCCGCAGATTGACGCCGAGTCCTACATTCTTATTGATTACAACTCCGGCAAGGTGCTGGCTGAGCAAAACGCTGACGCCCGCCGCGATCCGGCCAGCCTGACAAAAATGATGACCAGCTACGTCATCGGTCAGGCAATGAAAGCGGGCAAGTTTAAAGAATCCGATTTGGTCACCATCGGTAACGATGCCTGGGCCACCGGCAACCCGGTGTTCAAAGGCTCTTCCCTGATGTTCCTTAAGCCGGGTATGCAGGTACCGGTATCACAGCTGATTCGCGGGATTAACCTGCAATCGGGTAACGATGCCTGTGTTGCCATGGCCGACTACGTCGCTGGCAGCCAGGATGCCTTCGTGGGCCTGATGAACAGCTACGTCAACGCGCTGGGGCTGAAAAACACCCACTTCCAGACCGTTCACGGCCTGGATGCAGACGGCCAGTACAGTTCCGCACGTGATATGGCGATGATTGGCCAGGCGCTGATTCGCGACGTGCCGAACGAATACACCATCTACAAAGAAAAAGAGTTCACCTTTAACGGCATTCGTCAGCTAAACCGTAACGGCCTGCTGTGGGACAATAGCCTGAACGTTGACGGCATTAAAACCGGCCACACCGACAAAGCCGGTTACAACCTGGTGGCCTCCGCGACCGAAGGCCAGATGCGCCTTGTTTCTGCCGTCATGGGCGGCCGCACCTACAAAGGGCGTGAAACCGAGAGCAAAAAGCTGCTGACCTGGGGCTTCCGCTTCTTTGAAACCGTTAACCCAATCAAAGCCGGTAAAGAGTTCGCCTCTGAACCCGCCTGGTTTGGTGATACCGATCGTGCGTCCCTGGGCGTCGATAAAGACGTTTACCTGACCATCCCGCGCGGCCGCATGAAGGACCTGAAAGCCAGCTACGTGCTGAACAACAGCGAGCTGCACGCACCGCTGCAGAAAAACCAGGTGGTCGGCACCATTAACTTCCAGCTGGACGGTAAAACCATCGACCAGCGCCCTCTGGTGGTGCTGCAAGAAATACCGGAAGGTAACTTCTTCGGAAAAATCATTGATTACATTAAATTAATGTTCCATCACTGGTTTGGTTAAAAATCACCCACTTGAAAGTGTGATTTCCATCCCCATATACTATGCATAGCTAAAATAACTCCCGCTAACCATGCGGGAGTTA from Klebsiella sp. WP3-W18-ESBL-02 includes the following:
- the mrdB gene encoding peptidoglycan glycosyltransferase MrdB (rod shape-determining protein RodA), with the protein product MTDNPNKKSFWDKIHLDPAMLLILLALLTYSALVIWSASGQDMGMTERKIGQIAMGLVIMVVMAQIPPRVYEGWAPWLYIFCIILLVAVDAFGAISKGAQRWLDLGVVRFQPSEIAKIAVPLMVARFINRDVCPPTLKNTAIALVLIFMPTLLVAAQPDLGTSILVALSGLFVLFLAGLSWRLILVAVVLVACFIPILWFFLMHDYQRQRVMMLMDPESDPLGAGYHIIQSKIAIGSGGLRGKGWLHGTQSQLEFLPERHTDFIFAVLAEELGLIGILILLALYVLLIMRGLWIAAQAQTTFGRVMAGGLMLILFVYVFVNIGMVSGILPVVGVPLPLVSYGGSALIVLMAGFGIVMSIHTHRKMLSKSV
- the rlpA gene encoding endolytic peptidoglycan transglycosylase RlpA produces the protein MRKQWLGICIAAGLLAACSSDDVQQQTVSAPKPAVCNGPTVEISGADPRFEPLNATANQDYERDGKKYKIVQDPSNFSQAGLAAIYDAEPGSNLTAIGEAFDPTQLTAAHPTLPVPSYARITNLANGRMIVVRINDRGPYGNDRVISLSRAAADRLNTSNNTKVRIDPIIVAQDGSLSGPGMACTTVAKQTYALPDRPDLSGGMGSASSTPQASAPQGDVRAISNDTLASADSGEGAPVKSGGFLGAPTPLNSGVLEESTPAPAPQAAAPVTAPVSAPASAAPAATAAVAAPAAAAGNYVVQVGAVSDQTRAQQYQQRLSQQFSVPGRVTQNGAVWRIQLGPFASKAEAGTIQQRLQSEAQLQSFITHAN
- the dacA gene encoding D-alanyl-D-alanine carboxypeptidase DacA, with amino-acid sequence MKTSFLACLLIPALSVAALSSVAHADDLNIKTMIPGVPQIDAESYILIDYNSGKVLAEQNADARRDPASLTKMMTSYVIGQAMKAGKFKESDLVTIGNDAWATGNPVFKGSSLMFLKPGMQVPVSQLIRGINLQSGNDACVAMADYVAGSQDAFVGLMNSYVNALGLKNTHFQTVHGLDADGQYSSARDMAMIGQALIRDVPNEYTIYKEKEFTFNGIRQLNRNGLLWDNSLNVDGIKTGHTDKAGYNLVASATEGQMRLVSAVMGGRTYKGRETESKKLLTWGFRFFETVNPIKAGKEFASEPAWFGDTDRASLGVDKDVYLTIPRGRMKDLKASYVLNNSELHAPLQKNQVVGTINFQLDGKTIDQRPLVVLQEIPEGNFFGKIIDYIKLMFHHWFG